A DNA window from Macadamia integrifolia cultivar HAES 741 chromosome 4, SCU_Mint_v3, whole genome shotgun sequence contains the following coding sequences:
- the LOC122076807 gene encoding dof zinc finger protein DOF5.6-like, whose product MGIGSLQVCMDTSDWLQGVMHEEQRMDSSSSPSGDIITCSRPLLERRLRPPNDLALKCPRCDSTHTKFCYYNNYSLSQPRYFCKTCRRYWTKGGSLRNIPVGGGCRKNKKVSANKKSSTDNNQPHNQHSATSSYSNDATDLHLSFPELHLSHLSTLFGHSSGNLGNPYNALLENPTRPTVDFMENKFDSILGNPRNHDFMGSNELGLLGSLGDVGHNGFSPSNLHGLCSPYGNGICLDGNQIPSRLMLPFEGNHDQDPNVVETKPNKQLLSQLEWQDQGCSEVGRDSFGYLNSLGSWSGVMNGCGSSAANPLV is encoded by the exons ATGGGCATTGGCTCTCTCCAAGTTTGCATGGATACCTCTGATTGGTTACAG GGTGTGATGCACGAGGAACAACGGATGGATTCATCTTCATCACCTTCTGGTGACATAATCACCTGTTCGAGGCCGTTGCTCGAGAGGAGACTAAGGCCCCCAAATGATCTAGCTCTCAAGTGTCCTCGCTGTGACTCCACACATACCAAATTTTGTTACTACAACAATTACAGTCTATCCCAGCCTAGATACTTCTGCAAAACCTGTAGAAGGTACTGGACGAAGGGAGGTTCCCTACGCAACATCCCTGTGGGTGGCGGTTGTAGAAAGAACAAGAAAGTATCTGCTAACAAGAAATCCAGTACTGATAATAATCAACCACATAACCAACATTCTGCCACTTCATCCTACTCAAACGATGCCACTGATCTTCACCTTTCGTTTCCTGAGTTGCATCTTTCACACCTCAGTACCCTTTTCGGACATTCTTCTGGGAATCTTGGGAACCCTTACAATGCTCTACTAGAAAACCCTACAAGGCCTACTGTTGATTTCATGGAGAATAAGTTTGATTCCATACTTGGGAACCCAAGAAACCATGATTTCATGGGAAGTAATGAGTTGGGTCTTTTGGGTAGTCTTGGAGATGTAGGTCATAAtgggttttcaccttccaatCTCCATGGTCTTTGCTCTCCATATGGGAATGGGATTTGTCTAGATGGGAACCAAATTCCATCTAGGTTAATGCTTCCATTTGAAGGAAATCATGATCAGGATCCAAATGTTGTAGAGACAAAGCCAAATAAACAACTCCTGTCACAGCTGGAATGGCAGGATCAAGGTTGCTCTGAAGTTGGAAGAGATTCCTTTGGGTATTTGAACAGTCTTGGATCATGGAGTGGTGTTATGAATGGTTGTGGATCTTCTGCAGCAAACCCATTAGTTTAA
- the LOC122076806 gene encoding uncharacterized protein LOC122076806, which produces MENPETLADGGVSSESAKAQIKEEETIKVESRVSNETLTGQLPSGVPVDGVLENGIRVSMDNNEGVDGDATTRMGVLTSVLVEEKDGTGIGDAAKDGGSRMTAASAELQEFGSANENTKRIVEGDVSVTVTESGSAVNENKESSVAQISPEIVLNGDGTSQLNGGDSATKLEVSGDDVGVTVAESGSAVNENKENSVAQKSPEIVSNGDGSSQLNGGDSGTKIEVSGDGVPLVVEIHGSCETYEKSCEGNNNVFKPGGGLFSGNGENPGDKFSGLSVPMDTKNINGVEGEEEKEEVDGEEEEYEVNDQENDFSVGDFVWGKIKSHPWWPGQIYDPSDASKFAAKCHRRDRLLVAYFGDGTFAWCYPSQLKPFKENFEHMSKQSNSKSFVNAIQEAVNEIGRRIELEMTCACAPEEIRSRLARPLAVNAGIKEGVSVPDGGIGDLTITRYEPAKFLAHLRDVAEVVSMNSILEHKVLCSRLSTLYRAKGYRQLPMYYEADRIACTEDCAVNEEMHKNILDDQKGELNLHPAEVEWISSPVGPEISKFCKRASQRWPGSSEDKLYQRKKQKSIAEILAGDVNVDHQKSESNAAGEVISGKPASTSKKKRKKNHEDGVNVAEYSGGNNMGLQTKKLKKMKLSVSIPTAEKNSPDIDNDEGADEASVMSSSPRMRKKSKYLSPPYTDLSRGNKSLNSPKDSQTESPKAKKVSSIGECIRRDADQLTGTPPIVRCSGQTFQKKPSKESDAQRKTYGNLSPRTPNSGHYKYSSIEGDASAVEMFSDFVTIALDPFYLKGRQRFDTFKSFFSRFRSTVYRNKSKFKMDNEQLAVQGSRKRKSSESNIGSSGQDFHGTDRPSSESKSKRKRKEMKEAFPQNPKNELPQVDGTSDLKMDHSREETKDESYVAAALLLTFPSGFSLPSKDDLITIFGNFGALKEKETEVLKDSNCARVAFVRSSDAKEAFNSSQKVSPFGDAVVNYRLRYSSAISEASALDESSHQKPTLLPKEGNEPSTSPSASGLPADDTQPLVFIKQNLEMMTSVLENSGEKMLPGLKANLEGEIKGLLNKLNTIDESSSS; this is translated from the coding sequence ATGGAAAACCCAGAAACCCTAGCGGACGGTGGGGTTTCGTCGGAATCAGCTAAAGCTCAAATCAAGGAAGAAGAGACCATCAAGGTTGAATCTAGGGTTTCTAATGAGACCCTGACTGGACAGTTGCCTTCGGGTGTTCCAGTTGACGGAGTTCTAGAAAATGGTATTAGGGTTTCTATGGACAATAACGAAGGTGTTGACGGTGACGCGACGACTCGAATGGGAGTGTTGACATCTGTGCTTGTCGAGGAGAAAGATGGAACCGGGATAGGTGATGCGGCCAAGGATGGTGGAAGTCGGATGACAGCAGCTTCTGCGGAGTTGCAAGAGTTTGGTTCTGCTAACGAGAATACCAAAAGGATTGTGGAGGGTGATGTTAGTGTTACTGTTACAGAGTCTGGTTCGGCAGTTAATGAGAACAAGGAGAGTAGTGTTGCTCAGATATCGCCGGAGATTGTGTTAAATGGTGATGGCACTTCTCAGTTGAACGGTGGTGACTCCGCTACGAAGCTTGAGGTATCAGGGGATGATGTTGGTGTTACTGTTGCAGAGTCTGGTTCTGCAGTTAATGAGAACAAGGAGAATAGTGTTGCCCAGAAATCACCGGAAATTGTGTCAAATGGGGATGGCTCTTCTCAGTTGAACGGTGGTGACTCTGGTACAAAGATTGAAGTATCAGGGGACGGTGTACCGCTTGTTGTAGAGATTCATGGTTCCTGCGAGACATATGAGAAGAGCTGTGAGGGTAACAACAACGTGTTTAAGCCTGGAGGAGGTTTGTTTTCTGGAAATGGGGAGAATCCAGGTGATAAATTCTCAGGGCTGTCTGTTCCGATGGATACCAAGAATATCAATGGTGTGGAAggtgaggaagagaaagaagaagtagatggagaagaagaggagtatGAAGTGAATGATCAAGAAAATGATTTCTCCGTTGGTGATTTTGTGTGGGGCAAAATTAAAAGTCACCCATGGTGGCCTGGGCAGATCTATGATCCTTCAGATGCATCAAAGTTTGCTGCAAAGTGCCATCGCAGAGACCGTCTTCTGGTAGCATATTTTGGTGACGGCACCTTTGCTTGGTGTTATCCGTCTCAGCTAAAGCCTTTTAAGGAGAACTTTGAACATATGTCGAAGCAAAGCAATTCTAAGAGCTTCGTTAATGCTATTCAGGAGGCTGTGAATGAGATTGGCAGGCGGATAGAGTTGGAGATGACTTGTGCTTGTGCACCAGAAGAAATCCGAAGCAGACTTGCTAGACCATTGGCTGTGAATGCTGGAATCAAGGAAGGAGTATCTGTGCCAGATGGTGGGATTGGGGATCTCACAATCACTCGGTATGAACCTGCTAAATTTCTTGCCCATCTAAGGGATGTTGCAGAGGTGGTTTCAATGAACAGTATACTGGAGCATAAAGTGTTATGCAGTCGTTTGTCAACCTTATATCGTGCCAAAGGCTACCGGCAATTGCCAATGTACTATGAAGCTGATCGCATCGCCTGTACTGAAGATTGTGCTGTAAATGAAGAAATGCATAAAAACATTTTAGATGATCAGAAGGGGGAACTGAACCTACATCCAGCTGAAGTGGAGTGGATTTCTTCACCGGTAGGTCCTGAGATTAGCAAATTTTGCAAAAGGGCATCCCAGAGGTGGCCAGGGAGTTCAGAGGACAAGTTGTATCAGAGAAAGAAGCAGAAAAGCATTGCTGAAATTTTGGCAGGGGATGTCAATGTTGATCATCAGAAGAGTGAGAGCAATGCTGCTGGGGAAGTTATCTCTGGCAAACCAGCTTCTACttcaaagaaaaagaggaagaagaaccaTGAAGATGGCGTCAATGTAGCAGAATATTCAGGTGGCAATAATATGGGTCTGCAGACTAAGAAGCTGAAGAAAATGAAGCTTTCAGTATCTATTCCAACTGCAGAGAAGAATAGCCCAGACATTGACAACGATGAGGGAGCTGATGAAGCATCTGTGATGAGCTCCTCCCcaaggatgaggaagaagagcaaGTACTTGTCACCTCCCTACACAGACCTAAGCAGGGGAAATAAGAGCTTGAATTcgcctaaggattctcaaacaGAGTCTCCAAAGGCTAAAAAAGTTTCTTCTATAGGGGAATGCATCCGCAGGGATGCAGATCAGCTTACTGGGACTCCTCCAATTGTAAGGTGTAGCGGTCAGACTTTTCAGAAGAAACCCTCTAAGGAGAGTGATGCGCAGCGCAAGACATATGGTAACTTAAGCCCTCGAACACCAAATAGTGGCCATTATAAGTATAGTTCCATAGAAGGTGATGCATCTGCGGTTGAAATGTTCTCTGACTTCGTTACTATTGCTTTGGATCCTTTTTATCTAAAGGGGAGGCAGCGATTCGACACATTCAAGAGTTTCTTTTCAAGATTTAGGAGCACTGTGTATCGTAATAAGTCCAAATTTAAGATGGACAATGAACAGCTAGCTGTTCAAGGCAGTAGAAAAAGGAAGTCGTCAGAGAGTAATATTGGTTCATCTGGGCAAGATTTCCATGGAACTGATCGTCCATCTTCTGAATCTAAGTccaaaaggaagaggaaagaaatgaAGGAAGCATTTCCACAGAATCCCAAAAATGAATTGCCACAAGTTGATGGCACATCAGATTTGAAGATGGACCATAGCAGAGAGGAAACCAAAGATGAATCTTATGTGGCAGCAGCTCTCCTCTTGACATTTCCATCAGGATTCTCTTTGCCTTCGAAAGATGATCTGATCACAATATTTGGTAATTTTGGTGCTTTGAAGGAGAAGGAAACTGAGGTGTTGAAAGATTCAAATTGTGCTCGGGTTGCCTTTGTGAGGAGCTCTGATGCAAAAGAAGCCTTCAACAGTTCCCAAAAGGTCAGCCCCTTCGGAGATGCAGTGGTTAATTACCGGCTTCGCTATTCATCTGCCATCTCTGAAGCATCAGCTCTCGATGAGAGCTCACATCAGAAACCAACCCTTCTGCCCAAGGAAGGAAATGAGCCTTCAACCAGCCCATCTGCTTCAGGACTGCCGGCTGATGACACTCAACCTCTGGTCTTCATAAAACAAAACCTTGAGATGATGACTTCTGTGCTGGAGAATTCAGGAGAAAAGATGTTACCGGGGTTGAAAGCAAACTTGGAGGGTGAGATTAAAGGCCTCCTGAACAAGCTAAACACAATTGACGAGTCTTCCTCGTCTTAG